From the Gracilimonas sp. genome, the window TGTGCACCCTTTAAAGATGAAAAAGTGGCACTTCATTAATATGGTGTTTCAGTTCCCTGTTATTGCTTTATTCATCTATTTTGCCGGGTGGCAAGCTCTTCTTTATTTAGCGGTCTCAGTATTTTTTGCCGGTAGCTTGCATCCGCTTGCCGGACATTTTATCTCCGAACATTACGTCTTTGAAGAAGGGCAAGAGACCTACTCCTATTATGGCCCTTTAAACAAGCTTTCGTTCAATGTAGGATTTCATAACGAGCATCATGATTTCCCGCGCATTCCAGGATCCCGATTACCGAAGCTAAAGAAATTAGCTCCTGAATATTACAGTGACCTGTATGCCCACAATTCCTGGACCCGGGTATTATTTAAATTCATCACAAACGCTGATATTTCCTTACACAGCCGGGTCAGGAGAAAAAGCTCCAGAAAGGAAAAATAACCTGCCCGATAGTTGCTCATTTATTTTTTACTCAACGGAGAAACAATCTATTTAAATGAGATTGTCTTATATATAATTGGCTAAAAGTCTGGGCAGCTAGCCATATCACACTTATATAAATCTGTAAGGAATTCGGTTTTCGTTGCTCTTACTTTAGAAAAAGACGATGAACCATACAGAAACCACCTTTAATACTATGCCGGACCTCCAACAAGCTGAACATATTCTTCATGATATTTTCGGCTTTGAGGAATTCCGGTCGCTCCAAAAAGATATAATTGAAAACGTACTCCAAAAGCGTGATACCCTTGCCGTAATGCCTACCGGGGGAGGGAAATCACTTTGCTATCAAATTCCTGCACTCATTTTTGATGGACTTACCATTGTTGTTTCTCCCTTGATTTCACTGATGAAAGATCAGGTTGACCAACTTACTGCTTATGGAATTTCCGCTTCGTACCTGAATAGCTCGCTTTCACCCGGGGAATACCAAAACACACTCGACCTTATCCGCAGGAACAAGCTGGAGCTTTTGTATTTGGCTCCCGAAACTCTGCTGAAAGGTAATGTCCTGAATCTGCTTTCAGGACTAAATGTTGAATGTGTGGCCATTGATGAAGCCCACTGTATTTCAGAATGGGGACACGATTTCCGCCCGGAGTACCGGCAACTGGCTGATGTCACCAATCGATTCAGCAATGCAGTTACCTTAGGACTTACTGCTACCGCAACACCCCGTGTACAGAAGGATATTGCAGCATCTCTGGGGTTGAAAAACGCCAATACTTTTGTTGCCAGTTTCAACCGTGAGAACCTGTATCTGAATGTTGAATCAAAAAACAACGCTCTTCAGCAGGTGATTAATTTTATACGAACACACGAGGGGGAGTCGGGGATTATCTATTGTTTTTCAAGAAAACAGGTTGATCAACTTTCTCAGGATCTGAATGCAAATGGATTCAAATCCCTGCCCTACCACGCCGGACTTGGAGAACAGGAGCGGGCCCAAAACCAAGATGCTTTCATCAAGGATGAGGTGGATATCATTGTAGCCACTATTGCTTTCGGTATGGGTATTGATAAGCCGGATGTTCGGTTTGTAGTTCATCACGACATGCCGAAGAATATCGAATCATATTATCAGCAAATTGGACGCGCCGGGCGTGATGGCCTGCAATCCGATTGCCTGTTTCTGTTCAGTTATGGAGATGCTGCCAAGATCCGGTACTTCATTGACCAGAAAGCGGAAGCCGAACAACGTGTGGCAGAGCAACACCTGCAAAAGCTAATGGGGTATGTGGAGGCTCACCAATGCCGGCGTATCAAGTTGCTGCAATATTTTGGAGAAAACTTCAATGAGCCAAATTGCGGAATGTGTGATTTCTGCACCGGCGATACGCCCGAAAAAGAAAACATCACCATTCCCGTTCAGAAATTCTTGTCAACAATGGCCCGGACGGACCAAAAGTTCGGGTATCACCATATCAAAAACATCCTGGTCGGTTCACGCCGCAAAGAAGTTCTTAAGTTTGGGCACGATCAGCTTTCAACCTATGGAATTGGAAAAGAATTCAGCCGGCCGGAGTGGAAACAGCTGTATCGAGAACTCATGAAACAAGACATCATCGTGAGAGAGTTTGAACATAAAAGTTTAAAGCTTACTCCCAAAGCCATTGAAATCCTCAAGGGTGAGCAGGAGGTTTTTGGGGTGATAGAAGAACCTCAGCAAAAAGCACGAACCGGAAATGCTAAATCCGAAATCGAGTCGCTCGACTTCAACAAAAACTTATTTGCCTTACTAAAGGAAAGACGAATGGACCTGGCTCAACAGCAAGAGGTTCCTCCCTACGTTATTTTCGCAGACACCTCGTTGATCGAGATGGCTTATTATTGTCCCCAATCAAAGGAGGGTTTTTTGAAAATTCATGGAGTAGGCCGGGCAAAAGCAGAAAAATACGGCACGGCTTTTCTTGACATCATTATCGGTTTCAGTAAGGATCATAAACTGAAAGAAAGGTCAAAGTCTGACCGGAAAAGAAAAAGTAAAGTCCGGAAAACACTAAGCAAAAGCAGTCGCCCTTACGAAGTTGGACAATTGTTTTGCGAGGGAGACAGCATTTCGGATATAGCTACAAAAATCAGTGTTAAGGAAAGCACAATTGTGGGATATTTAATCAAGTTTGTAAGAGCAGGAAATGCAATACCCTCTGACAAGATCTTAGAAGCATCGAACCTGAGCAGTTCTGATTTGAAAAAGATAAGAAAAGCCTTTGATGAACACGGCACCGAAATGCTTCGGCCTGTTTTTGAAGCCCTTTCCGAAGAAATACCTTATGATGAATTGAAAGTGGTGCAGCTGCATTTAATTTCAAAAGGCTGACCATTTACTTGCTGGATATTAAACGTTATAAATCCCGCAAAATTTAAACATAAAAAAAGCACGGGCTCACCACCCATGCTTTAAATACCAACTTTCGATTTCTTTAATCAATCGAATTCAGATATCTGAAAAAGTCACTGTCGGTAGACAGTATGATATTCGATTCTTTATCCATGGTTTTGGTATAAGCCTCCATCGATCTCATGAACGAGTATAACTCCCTCGCCTGATTGGTTCTGTTATATGCCGAATTATAAATGGCTGCAGCCCGCGCATCCGCTTCACCGCGAATAATTTCCGCTTGACGGAATGCTTCTGACTGAATTCGCTTCAAGTCGCGTTCTTTTTCACCATTTATTCTGGAAGCTTCTCCCTGCCCTTCAGACCTGAATTCATCAGCAATTCGGTTACGTTCTGAAATCATACGGTCATAAACCGTCTGGCGAACATCTTGTACATAGTTGACTCTTTTAATACGGAAGTCAAGAATTACGATACCTAAATCGGTAGCGCGCTCATTCGCTTTTTGCTGGATTTCTTCCTGAATGGTCTCACGACCGGTTTTGATCGTTTCCAACGAATCTTCCACAACTTCTAAAATAGCAGCTCCGGAAGTATCCGGTTCGCGATTACTGGTTCGTACAATTTCCAGCAAATCATTAGAAGCTATTGCATTTCGGGTTTCACCATCCAGAATATCATCTAAACGTGATTGTGCTCCCCGCTCATTCCCCAGCCGTTGATAAAACTGAAGGGGATCGGTGATTTGCCATCTGGCATAAGAATCCACAAAAATGAATTTCTTATCCCGTGTTGGAATTTGGTTTCTGTCTCCATCCCATTCCAGGTAACGCTTCTCAAAGAAATTCGCTTCCTGCATAAACGGAATCTTAAACTTTAGTCCAGGCTGAGTTATAGCCTCTCCAACAGGATCACCAAACTGAGTGATTATAACCTGTTCGGTTTCATGAACCACATAAAATCCGTCAAGTGCAGTTAAAACTATAACTAGTCCAATAACGCCGGCAATTATTCCTTTTGCTTGTTGCATCTTAGTTACCTCCGTTATTGTTTTGAGTGGATGATTGTTGCACACCATTTAACTGCATTTGAAGCAGTGGCAATACATTATTACCGTTTTCATCCATGATAATCTTCTTTCCCATTTTCGGAATTATGTCTTCCATAGTTTCTAAAAATATCCGCTGTTTTGTAACCTGCGGGGCTTTCACATATTCGGTGTATAAATCGTTAAAACGAGATACTTCACCCTCTGCTGTATTCACCCTTTCAGAGGCATAACCTTCAGCACGCTGAATGGTTTCCTGGGCTTCACCTCGTGCTCTTGGTATCACACGATTGTAATCGGCTCTGGCTTGGTTAATTAAGGTCTCTCTTTGTTGCTGAGCTTCGTTAACTGCGTTGAACGATGGTTTTACGGGATTTGGCGGATTGATATCCTGAAGCACTACCTGTTCTATGGTAATTCCCATTTCATACTCCGTTACCAATGCCTGTATTAGTTGCTGAACCTGAATAGAAACTTCGGCACGACCAACGGTTAACACTTCATTTACAGTACGGTCCCCTACAATTTGGCGCATTGCCGCTTCTGAAATATCCGAAAGCGTTGATTCAGCATTACGTACTTTGAAGAGATAACTGTACGGATCGTTTATCCGGTATTGAACCACCCATTCTACATCCGCAAGATTCAAATCGCCTGTTAGCATCAGCGATTCATCTTCATATCCTGCTTTTTGGTACTGGGTTTGGACGCCTGCCTGAACCGTACGGTAGCCAAACTCTTGTTTCAGCTGTCGTTCAACAGGAACCAACTCCACCTGATCGATAAGTGGTAATTTATAATTCAATCCGGGTTCTACGGTTTCTACGAATTTACCTAACCGCACAACAACTCCTACCTCTTCCGGGTCAACCGTAAAGAATGTGGAGAAGCCGAGCAAAGCAACAATCAATCCGGCAATAATAAACCGAATGTTTTTTGAAATCTTTTCGAACTGCGGCGGTACATTAAAATCAAAGTTTTGATCTTGAGCCATGTTCTATGTTTTGTGATTAATATTATTTTTGAGACGTCTCGCTTGCAGCCTGTCAAAATTGGGCGATTTGTCTTATTACTTTTTAAACCTTCAGGCATATGATAGTAGTATCGTCTGCCAATTGATAGTTACTGAATTTCTGAACGGTACGTTTTATTTCCTGGGCAATCTCATTCGCTGATAAGTTTTCTGTATCTATAGATTCTATCAACCTTGGGACTTCATCAAAACCAAAACGCTCTCCCATTTCATTCACTGCTTCAGGCAAACCATCAGAATACAACAGGAAAAAATCGCCTTTCTTCATAGTAATTGTTTCGGCTTTGTACTTCACTCCTGTTCTTAACCCTAGTGGGTAGGCAGGTGCGGGAGTATGAATATATTCAGCCAAACCATTTCGTTTAAGTATAGGGCGACAGTGCCCTGCATTGGCTATACTCATTTTCATTGTTTCAAAATCATAACGAGCCAGCGCGCAGGTGATGAATGTTCTTTTGTCGGTTCTTGAGAATATAGGCTCCGTTATTCGTGATAATACCTCATCCGGCATGTCGTCTTTCATTCGCGAAAGTAACAACCCACTTGTAAAAACGGCGGGCATTGCAGCACGCATTGCCTTCCCGGATACATCAACAACAGCCATTGTAAGAGCGGTTGGCTTACCTTGCTCGTTTTCGGAAAGCACGTAATCAAAGTAATCGCCTCCTACTTCAAAAGAGGGAAGGAAAAATCCATAGACATCAATTCCATCTGCTTTGGGAGGCTGAAGTGGCATCAGTTTGTACTGACTTTCACGTGCAATTTCGATTTCTTTTTCAACCCGAAGATGTTGAGCTATGCGTTCCTCGTATTCAGGTATATATCCACCCACCTCTGTTACAGAAACTCCATATCGATAAGCGATAAATCCATAGATAAATGGCCCTGCTATAATAAAAGCCTGAACCCAGCTTACATAAGCTACTTCCATCGAGTCAGACCCCAGGTAAGGCTGCATCATAAAAAACACACTATAGAACCATGAAGCAGTACAAACTGTCAAAAGTCCAAATTCACGGATTGCATAAATCAGGATGACCGCAATTCCCAGGTAAATGATCAGGTCTTCAAAAACGGAGCCGCTAGTTCCTATTAACCGCCCCAGGACTGTGATACAAATGCCTGTAAATATGATTGAAAGTAGTCCTACCAGCCATTCTTTTTTTACCCAGTGATTTATGATCGAATAAACAAAGCCAATTTGAGCAATACAGACCAGCCAGGTTACCGTCCATGCGCTCATATTAATAGTGAGCAATTTGGGTTGAATGCTGGCCTCAGCAAATCCAAACTGACTATCGACCTGGACCAAAAATTCCCCCATCAAATATAACAGCGCTGATATAATACCAATCAGAATACCCCCAATCGCAAAGCCATGAATAAGCCCTGCTCCGGTTTCACTTACAAAAAATTTACGTTGCCAGAGGGCATCAATAACATCAACCTGCTTTTGTTTTTGGGAACGAGCCAAGGCCTCCCAGCTGATGTACGCCAAAGAACCATACAGACCTACCACCAAGGCAAATAACACGTTATTAATGGTTGCCCCAAAGATACCGGTGTTGTTCAGAAAGTCGTTGAATGTATAAATGAAGAAAATTGCTCGCCAGCCATACGTAGTAAGTGCAATGACGATAAAAAGAACTAACGCCCGTCTCCATTCTACTTTACCTTTAAAAATATTCCTGATACCTACTGTGAAAACCAGAATAGCCAGTATAAATAAGGCTATGAACAGCGCATAAGAAAAGTATAAGTCACTGTCATTATCAATTGAAGTACTGGCTTGTAAATTTTCAGGTTCAAACTGATTCATCGCTGAAAATGACTCTATGCTAAAACCAAACTCCGTCCGAAAACCTGATTCATTATCTATTTCCCGAACCACCGGTTTTAAGTTTAATGAAAGTGTTTGAGGAGTATCGCTTGCCTCTGGTTTTCTTTTCCAGGTTATGTCAAGGGTATTGGCTGTCCCATTTTCCATTACTACTCTCTGATTACGTTCTTCCAGAACCACAAAAGAGGAATCGTCAGAATTGTCTACATCGATTTCATACTTTTCCAGATCATACCCTAAAGTATTTCCAACTAGACGATTTGCTATTCCCAACAGGGAATCTCCCTGAAGAAAGGTAGGGTTGGGGTTTCCAGAATGAGCTTGTAAACGAATAACCCTTCCGGCATTGGATACATTAATTTTAAGGCGGCCGGTATCTTCAAATAACTGTCCTGTAGAGGCGAACATACCACTGCTATTGTTTTTACTGCCTACAATAGTTTCCCAGCTTTGAATATGCACGTCTGCTTTGTTCAGCTTGGCCGGATTGGTTTCTTCCGCTAAAGTATCTTCTAGCGTTTTTAGGTACTTCAGGTGCTGCTTTCGCATCGTCATTATGGCGAGGGAATCGGCAGAAAAACCAAGTTGTGGTGCAATTTCTGCAAGACGTTCTTCAACTGCTTCTTTACTTTCAGAAATCGGACCTGAAGCATAGAATTCAATCTCGGGACGGAGAAGAAAATAGCTCACCAATCCCGCTAATCCACAAAAAAGTAAAACAAAGGTGCGACGGTTTATCAACTAAATCTGCCCTAATTAATCTTATATCATCTAAATGACAGGAATTAACACTATCAAAGCAAGCTACGATTTTTTAGAAGCTTTGTTACTAACGATTTCGCAGGATTCACTTAATCTCGACTACTCAGTTCTTGCTCTCTGATAAACTCAATTTTAAAGATACTGCCGTTCTTTTTTGAGCTTTCCAATATTTCAAAATCTCCTTCCAGTTGACCTGCAAGTGTTCTGATGAGCGTTGACCCTAATGAATCAGAGTCTGTAAAGTTCTCAACATCAAAACCCTGACCATTATCCGAAATAAGCATGGTTATTTTATCATCGGCCTGAGTCATGTTTACATTTATTTTTCCATTCTGCTGACCTTGAAATGCGTGCTTAAAGGCATTTACAATCAGTTCATTAATAAGTAAAGAGCAGGGAATAGCTTGATTGATACTTAACGAAATTGGTTCAACATCAGCGGAGAGCTCGATATTCTTTTGCCCATTCATATGCATGCTACTGATGGCCTGAAGTAAATCGTTAACATATTTATCGTATGCAATGTAGGCCAGCGACTCACTCTCATATAGCATTTCATGAACCAGCGCGATAGATTGGATTCGCATTTGGCTGTCACTTAATGCCTTTTCAACTTCAACATTTTTTGCGCTATAGCTTTGAAGTTGAAGTAATCCTGAAATTACTGCAAGGTTGTTTTTCACTCGGTGGTGAATTTCAGCGAGCATCACCTCTTTTTCTTTTAAAGAGGTACGGATTTCTTCTTCCTGTAGCTTACGCTCAGAAATATCACTAGCGACTGATACGGTACCCACCTTGTTACCTTGTGTATCCATTAATTCTGCTTCAGAAAACAAAACCGGTAACAGGTGCTTATCCTTATGGATTAGAGCGAATTCAAAAGACTTTTTATCTTTTCTATTCTGCTCATATTCCGTTTTCATGCCGTCCATGTTGTAAAAATCCTGGATTGGACGATTCGTCATTTCATCCACTTTATATCCCATTAGGTCAGCTGCTGCGGAATTGACCCGGATAAGAGTCCCGTTATTATCCGTTACAAACAAGGCTTCCTGTATAGATTCAATAATGTTATCTACATATGCTTTTGAGACGGTTTTTTTCTGAAGGCCAGCCGCCATTGAGTTAAAAGCTTGTGCCAATTCTCCAATTTCATCTTTTGAAGTTACTTCAATCCGTTCATCAAGCTTACCTTCACCCAGTTTCTTGGCCGTAATACTCATTTTTGCCAGCGGATTGGCAATAGACCTATATATATAAACAGCTAACACAATAGCCAGTAGAACAGAACTCAGCGTTGCGATATAATTTATGAGTTCTGCTCTCTGCAGGGAATTTGAAAGCTGTACATTCCGCTGTTCCTGAATAGATAAAACAAAACTTCGAAGTTGTGTAATCTCCGGAATGATGTTATTTCTAAAGTAAGGTTCAATCGAGTTGATGAACATAATATTAGCCTGACTGAAATTCTCTTCCCCTAAGTCAAGCCATTGGAATGCTATAGACTTATAAACTTCATAGCTCATAAGTAGCTCGCTTACATCTTCCGGAAGACGCTGATCCTGAATCAACAGTGTTTCCAGTTTAGAAAAAGACGTTTCAAACTGCTCCAGTTCTCTTTCAAATTGCGATATAAGCTCTACAACTGCGGGTAGCTCCTGTACCGTATCATAATTTTTTTCAACAACAAGGGCTTCTCTTATTCCATTTAAAAAGATCAGACTTTGGAATAAGCTGCGTTCCATTTCCCCGGTATAAATCACTACTTCCGAAGCTTCATTTACTGAACGTAACTGTTCCTGTCTAATTTCTGATGTGTAGTGATCAGAAATAAAACCAACAACAGCCAACAGCATACTAATGCATATAAAGCCAATTATTATTTTTGTACCGAGTCTCAAGACTAATAAAAATTAAAGAGTTGAACGCCTCTAATTATAGAGATTCCACATAGGAAACTCTATAATTTTAAAATTAAAAAAGACTCATGTAACAATTTAACCAGAACTTAGAAAGAGAGTATTTCTTCTATCTTATCTGCAATTTTCCCGGTTGTTGGCAACACCGAATTCATCAGGTTAACATTATAAGGAACAGGTATATCAGGCATAGTTACTCGTTCAACCGGAGCATCCAGGTAGGTGAAGGCTTCGCGCACAAGAACGGCAGCGATCTCAGCCC encodes:
- the hflK gene encoding FtsH protease activity modulator HflK; this translates as MAQDQNFDFNVPPQFEKISKNIRFIIAGLIVALLGFSTFFTVDPEEVGVVVRLGKFVETVEPGLNYKLPLIDQVELVPVERQLKQEFGYRTVQAGVQTQYQKAGYEDESLMLTGDLNLADVEWVVQYRINDPYSYLFKVRNAESTLSDISEAAMRQIVGDRTVNEVLTVGRAEVSIQVQQLIQALVTEYEMGITIEQVVLQDINPPNPVKPSFNAVNEAQQQRETLINQARADYNRVIPRARGEAQETIQRAEGYASERVNTAEGEVSRFNDLYTEYVKAPQVTKQRIFLETMEDIIPKMGKKIIMDENGNNVLPLLQMQLNGVQQSSTQNNNGGN
- the hflC gene encoding protease modulator HflC, whose product is MQQAKGIIAGVIGLVIVLTALDGFYVVHETEQVIITQFGDPVGEAITQPGLKFKIPFMQEANFFEKRYLEWDGDRNQIPTRDKKFIFVDSYARWQITDPLQFYQRLGNERGAQSRLDDILDGETRNAIASNDLLEIVRTSNREPDTSGAAILEVVEDSLETIKTGRETIQEEIQQKANERATDLGIVILDFRIKRVNYVQDVRQTVYDRMISERNRIADEFRSEGQGEASRINGEKERDLKRIQSEAFRQAEIIRGEADARAAAIYNSAYNRTNQARELYSFMRSMEAYTKTMDKESNIILSTDSDFFRYLNSID
- the recQ gene encoding DNA helicase RecQ, which encodes MNHTETTFNTMPDLQQAEHILHDIFGFEEFRSLQKDIIENVLQKRDTLAVMPTGGGKSLCYQIPALIFDGLTIVVSPLISLMKDQVDQLTAYGISASYLNSSLSPGEYQNTLDLIRRNKLELLYLAPETLLKGNVLNLLSGLNVECVAIDEAHCISEWGHDFRPEYRQLADVTNRFSNAVTLGLTATATPRVQKDIAASLGLKNANTFVASFNRENLYLNVESKNNALQQVINFIRTHEGESGIIYCFSRKQVDQLSQDLNANGFKSLPYHAGLGEQERAQNQDAFIKDEVDIIVATIAFGMGIDKPDVRFVVHHDMPKNIESYYQQIGRAGRDGLQSDCLFLFSYGDAAKIRYFIDQKAEAEQRVAEQHLQKLMGYVEAHQCRRIKLLQYFGENFNEPNCGMCDFCTGDTPEKENITIPVQKFLSTMARTDQKFGYHHIKNILVGSRRKEVLKFGHDQLSTYGIGKEFSRPEWKQLYRELMKQDIIVREFEHKSLKLTPKAIEILKGEQEVFGVIEEPQQKARTGNAKSEIESLDFNKNLFALLKERRMDLAQQQEVPPYVIFADTSLIEMAYYCPQSKEGFLKIHGVGRAKAEKYGTAFLDIIIGFSKDHKLKERSKSDRKRKSKVRKTLSKSSRPYEVGQLFCEGDSISDIATKISVKESTIVGYLIKFVRAGNAIPSDKILEASNLSSSDLKKIRKAFDEHGTEMLRPVFEALSEEIPYDELKVVQLHLISKG
- a CDS encoding histidine kinase dimerization/phosphoacceptor domain -containing protein, with protein sequence MRLGTKIIIGFICISMLLAVVGFISDHYTSEIRQEQLRSVNEASEVVIYTGEMERSLFQSLIFLNGIREALVVEKNYDTVQELPAVVELISQFERELEQFETSFSKLETLLIQDQRLPEDVSELLMSYEVYKSIAFQWLDLGEENFSQANIMFINSIEPYFRNNIIPEITQLRSFVLSIQEQRNVQLSNSLQRAELINYIATLSSVLLAIVLAVYIYRSIANPLAKMSITAKKLGEGKLDERIEVTSKDEIGELAQAFNSMAAGLQKKTVSKAYVDNIIESIQEALFVTDNNGTLIRVNSAAADLMGYKVDEMTNRPIQDFYNMDGMKTEYEQNRKDKKSFEFALIHKDKHLLPVLFSEAELMDTQGNKVGTVSVASDISERKLQEEEIRTSLKEKEVMLAEIHHRVKNNLAVISGLLQLQSYSAKNVEVEKALSDSQMRIQSIALVHEMLYESESLAYIAYDKYVNDLLQAISSMHMNGQKNIELSADVEPISLSINQAIPCSLLINELIVNAFKHAFQGQQNGKINVNMTQADDKITMLISDNGQGFDVENFTDSDSLGSTLIRTLAGQLEGDFEILESSKKNGSIFKIEFIREQELSSRD
- a CDS encoding PP2C family protein-serine/threonine phosphatase, which produces MSYFLLRPEIEFYASGPISESKEAVEERLAEIAPQLGFSADSLAIMTMRKQHLKYLKTLEDTLAEETNPAKLNKADVHIQSWETIVGSKNNSSGMFASTGQLFEDTGRLKINVSNAGRVIRLQAHSGNPNPTFLQGDSLLGIANRLVGNTLGYDLEKYEIDVDNSDDSSFVVLEERNQRVVMENGTANTLDITWKRKPEASDTPQTLSLNLKPVVREIDNESGFRTEFGFSIESFSAMNQFEPENLQASTSIDNDSDLYFSYALFIALFILAILVFTVGIRNIFKGKVEWRRALVLFIVIALTTYGWRAIFFIYTFNDFLNNTGIFGATINNVLFALVVGLYGSLAYISWEALARSQKQKQVDVIDALWQRKFFVSETGAGLIHGFAIGGILIGIISALLYLMGEFLVQVDSQFGFAEASIQPKLLTINMSAWTVTWLVCIAQIGFVYSIINHWVKKEWLVGLLSIIFTGICITVLGRLIGTSGSVFEDLIIYLGIAVILIYAIREFGLLTVCTASWFYSVFFMMQPYLGSDSMEVAYVSWVQAFIIAGPFIYGFIAYRYGVSVTEVGGYIPEYEERIAQHLRVEKEIEIARESQYKLMPLQPPKADGIDVYGFFLPSFEVGGDYFDYVLSENEQGKPTALTMAVVDVSGKAMRAAMPAVFTSGLLLSRMKDDMPDEVLSRITEPIFSRTDKRTFITCALARYDFETMKMSIANAGHCRPILKRNGLAEYIHTPAPAYPLGLRTGVKYKAETITMKKGDFFLLYSDGLPEAVNEMGERFGFDEVPRLIESIDTENLSANEIAQEIKRTVQKFSNYQLADDTTIICLKV